In a single window of the Phaeobacter sp. G2 genome:
- a CDS encoding MerR family DNA-binding transcriptional regulator: MTEEETKSIREMCDAFGVTPRTLRFYEAKELLFPQRDGQKRLFTKRDGARLKLILRGKRFGFSLEEIRQLLDLYHIGDQQVTQLSRTYEIACDRLDDMVRQRDELNEAIEELQDQLKWGEKVIASMKLEQKAAE; encoded by the coding sequence ATGACAGAAGAAGAGACAAAATCGATCCGTGAGATGTGTGATGCCTTTGGCGTCACCCCACGCACCCTGCGCTTTTACGAGGCAAAGGAGCTGTTGTTTCCCCAGCGCGATGGTCAGAAACGACTGTTCACCAAACGCGATGGAGCCCGGCTCAAACTGATCCTGCGCGGCAAACGCTTTGGCTTTAGCCTGGAAGAGATCCGCCAGCTTCTGGATCTCTATCACATCGGCGACCAGCAGGTGACCCAATTGTCGCGCACCTATGAAATCGCCTGCGACCGGCTGGACGACATGGTGCGTCAACGCGACGAGCTGAACGAGGCCATCGAAGAGCTTCAGGACCAGCTGAAATGGGGCGAGAAAGTCATCGCTTCAATGAAACTAGAAC
- a CDS encoding MerR family DNA-binding transcriptional regulator, translated as MTEERLSFKEMCAAFDVTPRTLRYYEYIELLKPDREGRSRFYGARERARMKLILRGRRFGFQLEEIRQWLLIYENEGNKAQMQTFIEMADRQIGELQQQREQLDEALDELGSLRATTQSLLK; from the coding sequence ATGACCGAAGAAAGATTGTCATTCAAGGAAATGTGCGCAGCGTTCGACGTTACGCCGCGAACCTTGCGTTACTATGAGTATATTGAGCTGCTGAAGCCAGACCGCGAAGGCCGGTCCCGGTTTTACGGCGCCCGCGAGCGGGCCCGCATGAAACTGATTCTGCGCGGCCGCAGATTTGGGTTTCAGCTGGAAGAAATCCGGCAATGGCTTTTGATTTACGAAAATGAGGGCAACAAAGCCCAGATGCAGACCTTCATCGAAATGGCCGATCGTCAGATAGGAGAGCTGCAACAGCAGCGCGAACAGCTGGACGAGGCCCTGGATGAATTGGGCAGCCTGCGCGCAACCACACAGAGCCTTTTGAAGTAG
- a CDS encoding PaaI family thioesterase — MADKTQLARQFIQAIPHAKELGLVLEDIGDGVARISMPYDTKLVGDPQSGVVAGGAVSAMMDTCCGAAVMCHPDAPGGTATIDLRIDYMRAATPGQTITTRATCHHITRNVAFVRAVAVDDDTDRPVATASGAFTVENGF, encoded by the coding sequence ATGGCAGACAAGACCCAACTCGCCCGCCAGTTTATTCAGGCTATTCCCCATGCCAAGGAACTGGGGTTGGTGCTGGAAGATATCGGCGATGGAGTTGCCCGTATTTCCATGCCTTACGATACAAAGCTCGTCGGGGATCCGCAAAGCGGTGTGGTGGCGGGGGGCGCGGTTTCCGCCATGATGGATACCTGTTGTGGCGCGGCGGTGATGTGCCACCCTGACGCCCCTGGTGGCACCGCGACAATTGATCTGCGCATCGATTACATGCGTGCGGCCACCCCCGGCCAGACCATCACCACCCGCGCCACCTGTCACCACATCACCCGCAACGTAGCCTTTGTGCGGGCGGTGGCGGTTGACGATGATACCGACCGGCCAGTGGCCACAGCCTCTGGTGCCTTTACAGTGGAGAATGGATTTTGA
- a CDS encoding PaaI family thioesterase yields MSRPRPEHVQVVKQRRDAALNALLDSVPYIQFLNVTFDRRGDELTAQLNFNEKHIGNPFLPAIHGGVTAAFLEITAMISLNWSHLWERIESGALDPEDMAKGHVPRQPKTIDFTVDYLRSGLPRDAYARATISRAGRRYASVHVEAWQDHKDKLFAQGTGHFLMPQDDGKS; encoded by the coding sequence TTGAGCCGTCCCCGTCCAGAACATGTCCAGGTGGTGAAACAGCGCCGCGATGCGGCTTTGAATGCACTCCTCGATTCGGTGCCCTATATTCAGTTTCTGAATGTTACCTTTGATCGCCGCGGCGATGAGCTGACCGCACAGCTGAATTTCAACGAAAAACATATCGGCAATCCCTTTCTGCCCGCCATCCACGGTGGGGTCACAGCGGCCTTTCTGGAGATCACCGCGATGATCTCGCTGAACTGGTCGCATCTGTGGGAACGTATTGAGAGCGGCGCGCTGGATCCTGAGGATATGGCTAAGGGCCATGTGCCGCGCCAACCCAAGACAATCGACTTTACCGTTGATTACCTGCGCTCGGGCCTGCCGCGCGATGCCTATGCCCGCGCCACCATCAGCCGCGCCGGGCGGCGCTATGCTTCGGTCCACGTCGAGGCCTGGCAGGATCACAAGGATAAGCTCTTTGCCCAGGGCACGGGCCATTTCCTGATGCCGCAGGATGACGGCAAAAGCTGA
- a CDS encoding MATE family efflux transporter, which translates to MAKSQADITHSRVLKIAVPIVLSNATVPILGAVDTGVVGQMGTAAPIGAVGIGAVILATLYFIFGFLRMGTTGLVAQARGAGDVAETGALLMRGVLLAAAAGLSFILLQKLLFWGAFVLAPTSPEVEGLARDYLQIRIWGAPATIALYAATGWLIAVENTRGVFVLQIWMNGLNIILDLWFVLGLGWGVEGVAIATLIAEWTGVLLGLWLCRAAFKGRQWCDWPRVFDPARIRRMAQVNGDIMVRSVLLTGSFTTFLFVGAKFGDVTLAANQVLLQFVEITAFALDGFAFSAEALVGGAIGAKHRGNLRRAAWISSQWGMGCAVLLAVGFALGGPYLIDLMAKAPEVRVEARSYLIWAALLPIISVASYMYDGIYIGATWTGDMRRAMVQSVAIYVLVLFALVPLFGNHGLWAALVVLNLARAVTLGLRYPRLEAGVAA; encoded by the coding sequence ATGGCCAAGTCGCAGGCTGACATCACCCATTCAAGGGTGCTCAAGATTGCCGTGCCCATTGTGCTGTCCAATGCGACAGTGCCAATTTTGGGCGCGGTGGATACCGGCGTGGTGGGGCAGATGGGCACCGCCGCGCCGATTGGGGCCGTGGGCATCGGCGCAGTGATTCTGGCGACGCTCTATTTCATCTTTGGCTTCCTGCGCATGGGCACCACAGGCTTGGTGGCGCAGGCGCGCGGCGCCGGGGATGTGGCCGAAACGGGTGCGCTGTTGATGCGGGGCGTGCTGTTGGCCGCAGCCGCAGGGCTGAGCTTTATCCTGTTGCAAAAGCTGCTGTTCTGGGGCGCCTTTGTTTTGGCGCCCACCAGCCCCGAGGTCGAAGGGCTGGCCCGCGACTATCTGCAGATCCGCATCTGGGGCGCCCCTGCCACCATCGCGCTGTATGCGGCGACCGGCTGGTTGATCGCGGTTGAAAACACCCGCGGCGTTTTTGTGCTGCAGATCTGGATGAATGGGCTCAATATCATTCTGGATCTGTGGTTTGTGCTGGGGCTGGGCTGGGGCGTTGAAGGCGTTGCCATTGCCACCTTGATTGCGGAATGGACCGGGGTGTTGTTGGGGCTTTGGCTGTGCCGCGCCGCCTTTAAGGGCAGGCAGTGGTGCGACTGGCCCCGGGTGTTTGACCCGGCCCGTATCCGCCGCATGGCGCAGGTGAATGGCGATATAATGGTACGCTCGGTGCTGCTGACCGGGTCGTTTACCACCTTTCTGTTTGTTGGCGCCAAATTTGGGGATGTCACCCTGGCGGCCAATCAGGTGTTGCTGCAATTTGTTGAGATCACCGCCTTTGCGCTGGATGGCTTTGCCTTTTCCGCCGAGGCCCTGGTGGGGGGCGCAATCGGTGCAAAACACCGGGGCAACCTGCGCCGAGCGGCCTGGATATCTTCGCAATGGGGGATGGGCTGCGCGGTGCTGTTGGCAGTGGGTTTTGCCCTGGGTGGGCCCTATCTGATTGACCTGATGGCAAAGGCGCCCGAGGTCAGGGTCGAGGCGCGCAGCTATCTGATCTGGGCGGCGCTGCTGCCGATCATATCGGTGGCCAGCTATATGTATGATGGCATTTATATCGGTGCCACCTGGACCGGCGATATGCGCCGCGCCATGGTGCAATCGGTGGCGATCTATGTGCTGGTGTTGTTTGCCCTGGTGCCGCTTTTTGGCAATCACGGGCTTTGGGCGGCGCTGGTTGTGCTTAATCTGGCCCGCGCCGTGACCCTGGGGCTGCGCTACCCCCGACTGGAAGCCGGGGTCGCAGCCTAG
- the arsC gene encoding arsenate reductase (glutaredoxin) (This arsenate reductase requires both glutathione and glutaredoxin to convert arsenate to arsenite, after which the efflux transporter formed by ArsA and ArsB can extrude the arsenite from the cell, providing resistance.) gives MITYWHNPRCSKSRAGLALFEENGIAPELRLYLQDGPTLEELQAVQAALGLPALKMMRTGEKLFKELGLHKDSPEAELLAAMGTHPILIERPIAIKADKAVIGRPTEALEALI, from the coding sequence ATGATCACCTATTGGCACAATCCACGCTGTTCAAAATCCCGCGCCGGGCTAGCGCTGTTTGAGGAAAACGGCATCGCGCCCGAGCTGCGGCTTTATCTGCAAGATGGCCCGACGCTGGAAGAGCTGCAGGCGGTGCAGGCTGCCTTGGGCCTACCGGCCCTCAAGATGATGCGCACAGGCGAAAAACTCTTCAAGGAGCTGGGCCTGCACAAGGACAGCCCCGAGGCCGAGTTGCTGGCCGCCATGGGGACCCATCCCATCCTGATTGAGCGCCCGATTGCGATAAAAGCTGACAAAGCCGTAATTGGCCGCCCGACCGAAGCGCTTGAGGCGCTGATCTGA
- a CDS encoding quinone-dependent dihydroorotate dehydrogenase yields the protein MKLTEKLALKALHQVDPELAHGLSIKALTAGLAPAPGPVTSPRLTCKIAGIALPNPVGLAAGFDKNAEALAPLSQAGFGFIEVGAATPHPQPGNPKPRLFRLTEDRAAINRFGFNNEGMEVIASRLAKRPQQAVIGLNLGANKDSEDRAADFARVLAHCGAHLDFATVNVSSPNTEKLRDLQGKAALSALLHGVIETRDSLERRVPVFLKIAPDLDRAGIEDIAAVAVETGIDGVIATNTTLSREGLQSGHRDQAGGLSGAPLFEKSTRVLAQLSELLDGKLPLIGVGGISDAQQAYAKICAGASAVQLYTAMVYGGLSLGAEIAQGLDRLLARDGFASVAAAVGSKRGDWL from the coding sequence ATGAAACTGACCGAAAAACTGGCGCTGAAAGCCCTGCACCAAGTAGATCCAGAGCTGGCCCATGGGCTATCGATCAAGGCGCTCACCGCCGGATTGGCCCCGGCTCCCGGCCCGGTGACCTCGCCGCGCCTGACATGCAAGATCGCCGGCATCGCCCTGCCCAACCCGGTAGGTCTGGCGGCTGGCTTTGACAAAAATGCCGAGGCCCTGGCGCCCCTGTCGCAGGCCGGGTTTGGCTTTATCGAGGTGGGCGCCGCCACCCCACACCCGCAGCCCGGCAACCCCAAGCCGCGCCTGTTTCGCCTGACCGAAGACCGCGCCGCGATCAACCGCTTTGGCTTTAACAATGAGGGCATGGAGGTGATTGCCTCCCGTCTGGCCAAACGCCCGCAACAGGCCGTGATCGGGTTGAACCTCGGCGCCAATAAGGACAGCGAAGATCGCGCTGCCGATTTTGCCCGGGTGCTGGCCCATTGTGGCGCGCATCTGGATTTTGCCACCGTCAATGTGTCGTCTCCAAATACCGAAAAACTGCGCGATCTTCAGGGCAAGGCGGCGCTGTCGGCACTGTTGCACGGTGTCATTGAAACCCGTGACAGCCTGGAGCGCCGGGTGCCGGTTTTCCTGAAAATCGCCCCGGATCTGGATCGCGCCGGCATCGAAGATATTGCCGCAGTTGCGGTTGAAACAGGTATCGATGGGGTGATTGCCACCAATACCACACTGTCGCGCGAAGGGTTGCAAAGTGGCCACCGCGATCAGGCTGGCGGGCTGTCCGGCGCGCCCCTGTTTGAGAAATCCACCCGGGTTCTGGCGCAACTGTCTGAGCTGCTGGATGGCAAGCTGCCGCTGATTGGCGTCGGCGGCATTTCCGATGCCCAGCAGGCCTATGCCAAGATCTGCGCCGGGGCCTCGGCGGTGCAGCTTTATACTGCCATGGTCTATGGTGGTTTGTCGTTGGGCGCTGAAATTGCCCAGGGGCTGGACAGGTTGCTGGCCCGTGATGGGTTCGCTTCGGTTGCGGCTGCTGTGGGCTCCAAACGCGGAGACTGGCTATGA
- a CDS encoding DUF1330 domain-containing protein, with protein sequence MSAYVDPPPAQFAAFKALERGHPIEMLNLVRFKTEAAYPEGHPLANAGLSGAEAYKNYGAESGPIFAGLGGKIVWRGGFETTLIGPADEAWDAVFVARYPDAHAFLAMVTNPDYQKAVVHRQAAVATSRLIRTKPGDSGATFG encoded by the coding sequence ATCAGCGCCTATGTCGATCCACCCCCCGCGCAGTTTGCAGCCTTCAAAGCGCTGGAGCGCGGCCACCCCATCGAGATGCTCAATCTGGTGCGTTTCAAGACCGAAGCCGCCTATCCCGAAGGTCATCCATTGGCCAATGCGGGGCTGAGCGGGGCTGAAGCCTACAAAAACTACGGCGCCGAATCCGGTCCGATCTTTGCCGGGCTGGGGGGCAAAATTGTCTGGCGCGGTGGCTTTGAAACCACCTTGATCGGCCCTGCGGATGAGGCCTGGGACGCGGTTTTTGTCGCCCGCTATCCGGATGCCCATGCCTTTTTGGCGATGGTCACCAATCCTGACTATCAAAAAGCCGTGGTGCACCGGCAGGCGGCTGTTGCCACCTCGCGGCTGATCCGCACCAAACCCGGCGACAGCGGAGCGACGTTTGGATGA
- a CDS encoding 5'-nucleotidase/apyrase family protein yields MFTRFLTSVAALGLTAGMAAADFKLTILHTNDFHARFEPISKYDSGCRDGDNAEGKCFGGSARLVTALAEARARAENSILVDGGDQFQGSLFYTYYKGKVAAEMMNKLGYDGMTVGNHEFDDGPEVLRGFMDAVGFPVLMSNADVSGEPHLAEVLQKSTVIERGGERIGLIGLTPEDTHDLASPGKNISFSDPVAAVQGEVDRLTEMGVNKIVVLSHSGYKVDKRVAAETTGVDVIVGGHSNTYLSNVSDKAAGPYPTMINDVAIVQAYAYGKFLGELNVTFDDAGTVTMAAGEPLIMDGSVAEDSDTVARIAELAQPLDEIRNKVVAEAASAVEGDRTVCRIQECEMGNLIADAMLARVKDQGVSIAIANSGGIRASLEPGAVTMGEVLTVLPFQNTLSTFEISGEGLVAALENGVSQVEEVKGRFPQVAGLKFTWDGTVAANEGRVQQVLVQGADGFAPIDPAKTYLVVTNNYVRNGGDGYKIFAGDDKNAYDYGPDLADVLAEYLAAQGPYQAYTDGRITQK; encoded by the coding sequence ATGTTTACGCGTTTCCTGACCTCGGTCGCGGCATTGGGGCTGACGGCTGGCATGGCGGCGGCTGATTTCAAGCTGACGATCCTGCACACCAATGATTTCCACGCGCGGTTTGAACCGATCAGCAAATATGACAGCGGCTGCCGTGATGGTGACAATGCCGAGGGCAAATGCTTTGGCGGCTCCGCCCGTTTGGTGACAGCGCTGGCCGAGGCGCGGGCGCGGGCCGAAAACTCCATTCTGGTGGATGGTGGCGACCAGTTTCAGGGCTCGCTGTTTTATACTTACTACAAGGGCAAAGTCGCGGCTGAGATGATGAACAAGCTCGGCTATGATGGCATGACCGTTGGCAACCACGAATTTGACGATGGCCCCGAGGTGCTGCGTGGGTTCATGGATGCGGTGGGCTTCCCGGTTTTGATGTCCAATGCCGATGTCTCGGGGGAGCCGCATCTGGCGGAGGTGCTGCAAAAATCCACGGTGATTGAGCGCGGTGGCGAACGGATTGGCCTTATTGGCCTTACCCCCGAAGACACCCATGATCTGGCCAGCCCCGGCAAAAACATCTCCTTTTCTGATCCGGTGGCCGCCGTGCAAGGCGAGGTGGACCGGCTGACCGAGATGGGCGTCAACAAGATCGTGGTGCTTAGCCATTCGGGCTACAAGGTCGACAAACGGGTGGCGGCAGAAACCACCGGCGTGGATGTGATCGTAGGGGGCCATTCCAACACCTACCTGTCGAATGTTTCGGACAAGGCGGCTGGTCCATACCCCACCATGATCAATGATGTGGCCATCGTGCAGGCCTATGCCTATGGCAAATTCCTCGGTGAGCTGAATGTCACTTTTGATGATGCGGGCACTGTGACCATGGCCGCTGGTGAGCCGCTGATCATGGATGGTTCTGTGGCAGAGGACAGCGACACGGTTGCGCGTATCGCGGAGCTGGCGCAGCCGCTGGATGAGATCCGCAACAAGGTGGTGGCCGAGGCCGCAAGCGCCGTCGAGGGCGATCGCACGGTCTGCCGTATTCAGGAATGTGAGATGGGCAATCTGATTGCCGATGCCATGTTGGCGCGGGTCAAGGACCAGGGGGTGAGCATTGCCATCGCCAATTCCGGCGGCATTCGCGCCAGTCTTGAACCCGGTGCGGTCACCATGGGCGAGGTGTTGACGGTGCTGCCGTTCCAGAACACCCTGTCCACCTTTGAAATCTCTGGCGAAGGCCTGGTAGCGGCGCTGGAAAACGGCGTGAGCCAGGTAGAAGAGGTCAAGGGGCGTTTCCCGCAGGTGGCGGGTCTGAAATTCACCTGGGATGGCACCGTGGCCGCCAACGAAGGCCGGGTGCAACAGGTTCTGGTGCAGGGGGCTGACGGCTTTGCGCCGATCGACCCGGCCAAGACCTATCTGGTTGTGACCAACAACTACGTGCGCAATGGCGGTGACGGCTACAAGATCTTCGCCGGCGACGACAAAAACGCCTATGATTATGGTCCGGATCTGGCCGATGTCCTGGCGGAATATCTGGCGGCGCAGGGGCCTTATCAGGCCTATACTGATGGGCGGATTACCCAGAAATAG
- a CDS encoding SOS response-associated peptidase — protein sequence MCGRFALTLPNDAMARLFAASPANDLPALPNYNICPTNPVHVIQAQGDGRQLVAMRWGFLPQWYQSELAGPLLINARAETLAQKPAFAEACRTRRCLIPATGFYEWVKDGDGKRLPWYIQASDGTPLAFAGIWQSWCQQDPQKTCAIVTTAANQTISAIHHRMPLVLEPQHWPLWLGEAGKGAAALMQPGPEGQLQMHRVAPQVNSNRAAGPELIEPFYEDAEQEPAQPQDADLPVQLAHETEPRLI from the coding sequence ATGTGTGGACGCTTTGCCCTGACCCTGCCAAATGACGCCATGGCGCGGCTGTTTGCGGCCAGCCCGGCCAATGATCTGCCCGCGCTGCCCAATTACAATATCTGCCCCACCAATCCGGTGCATGTGATCCAGGCGCAGGGCGACGGGCGCCAGCTGGTTGCGATGCGCTGGGGTTTCTTGCCGCAGTGGTACCAAAGTGAACTCGCCGGGCCGTTGTTGATCAATGCCCGCGCCGAAACACTGGCGCAAAAGCCCGCCTTTGCCGAGGCCTGTCGCACGCGCCGCTGCCTGATCCCGGCAACCGGGTTTTATGAATGGGTCAAGGATGGCGACGGCAAACGTCTGCCCTGGTATATTCAGGCTTCGGACGGGACACCGCTGGCCTTTGCCGGCATCTGGCAAAGCTGGTGCCAGCAAGATCCGCAGAAAACCTGCGCCATTGTGACCACCGCAGCCAATCAGACGATTTCTGCGATCCACCACCGGATGCCCTTGGTGCTGGAACCGCAGCACTGGCCGCTGTGGCTGGGGGAGGCAGGCAAGGGCGCGGCGGCGCTGATGCAGCCAGGGCCCGAAGGCCAGCTGCAGATGCACCGGGTTGCGCCGCAGGTGAACAGCAATCGCGCGGCAGGGCCAGAACTGATCGAGCCGTTTTATGAGGACGCAGAACAGGAGCCTGCCCAGCCTCAGGATGCTGACTTGCCGGTACAATTGGCCCACGAAACCGAGCCGCGTCTGATCTGA
- the mnmH gene encoding tRNA 2-selenouridine(34) synthase MnmH, giving the protein MPNRYETLQDLMAHGYDTVIDVRSPAEFAEDHLPGAINLPVLNNEERAKVGTIYVQDSPFKARKLGAALVFRNAANNIETSLSHHEGGWRPLVYCWRGGQRSGSFSWMLSQIGWRAGLIEGGYQSYRRLVHSYLYDQQLPFRLVALDGYTGSAKTELLQRVRALGGQVIDLEALANHRGSLLGGMAQPQPCQKGFESALAQALLQLDPARPVLVEAESSKVGARILPPSLWRAMKQAPRIEVHAPVAARCRYLTQAYDDILSDKDMLREKLSFLRGHRANAVIDHWFDLIATGDKAALTLALMQDHYDPSYQKSSRLSGAAVMAELELEQMSETDLDRVAQQICDLLQTPQDNPL; this is encoded by the coding sequence ATGCCCAATCGCTATGAAACCCTGCAAGACCTGATGGCCCACGGCTATGACACAGTCATAGATGTGCGCAGTCCTGCGGAATTTGCTGAGGACCACCTGCCAGGTGCCATCAACCTGCCGGTGTTGAACAACGAAGAACGGGCCAAAGTCGGCACCATCTACGTGCAGGACAGCCCCTTTAAGGCGCGCAAACTGGGCGCGGCGCTGGTGTTTCGCAATGCCGCCAACAATATTGAAACCAGCCTCAGCCACCATGAGGGCGGCTGGCGACCCTTGGTCTATTGCTGGCGTGGTGGCCAGCGATCGGGCAGTTTTTCCTGGATGTTGAGCCAGATTGGCTGGCGGGCTGGCCTGATTGAGGGCGGCTATCAAAGCTATCGGCGGCTGGTGCATTCCTATCTTTATGACCAACAGCTGCCGTTTCGCCTGGTGGCCTTGGATGGCTATACCGGCAGCGCCAAAACCGAGCTGTTGCAGCGGGTGCGGGCGCTGGGCGGGCAGGTGATTGATCTGGAGGCGCTGGCCAATCATCGCGGCTCGCTGTTGGGGGGGATGGCGCAGCCGCAGCCCTGCCAAAAAGGCTTTGAGAGCGCCTTGGCGCAGGCGCTGTTGCAGCTGGATCCGGCCCGCCCGGTTCTGGTTGAGGCGGAGTCCAGCAAGGTCGGCGCGCGGATTCTGCCGCCCAGCCTGTGGCGCGCCATGAAACAGGCGCCCCGCATCGAGGTGCACGCGCCCGTGGCGGCGCGCTGCCGCTACCTGACCCAGGCCTATGACGATATCCTGTCGGATAAGGACATGCTGCGCGAAAAGCTGAGCTTTCTGCGCGGTCACCGCGCCAATGCGGTGATTGACCATTGGTTCGACCTGATCGCCACGGGGGATAAAGCGGCGCTGACCCTGGCCTTGATGCAGGACCATTATGATCCCTCTTACCAGAAATCCAGCCGCCTCAGCGGCGCTGCGGTGATGGCTGAACTGGAACTGGAACAGATGTCTGAAACGGATCTGGACCGGGTGGCGCAGCAGATCTGTGATCTGCTGCAGACCCCACAGGACAATCCGCTTTAG
- the selD gene encoding selenide, water dikinase SelD, producing the protein MYSPPLPATKDVVLIGGGHAHALVLLKWGMRPLPGARLTLINPGPTAPYSGMLPGFVAGHYQRQDLDIDLVKLARFCGARLILGAADGLDPQARLVNVPGRAPIAYDFASIDVGITSEMPDLPGFATHGVPAKPLGTFASSWEAFRSDHGRTDPAHIAVIGGGVAGAELVLAMAHALSRQGRLGQATLIDSGPVLGQASPEVAKRLRRAFSEHRVTLVENTGVDRVEPGLIHLSNGREVLSDFTTGAAGAHPHDWIAGSGLALHQGFVTVDETLQSSDPNVFAVGDCAHLGFSPRPKAGVYAVRQAPILYHNLRARLTADPLRRYRPQKDYLKLISMGRKEALGDRFGLQFSGALVWGWKNRIDQAFMEQFRHLPQMEQVKLPAEHTYDLPDALGDKPMCGGCGAKAGRGALREALTALTALQRQDVTALPGDDAALVQTGGVQQVITTDHLRGLVLDPVVMARIAAVHALGDIWAMAAAPQVATANLILPRLTPALQQRTLSEIMSSAGEIFHAAGADIVGGHTSIGDELSIGFTVTGLCPSAPVTLAGAQPGDVLILTKPLGSGVIMAAEMAGAAEGEWVAAALTRMCQPQGAAARILSGAHAMTDVTGFGLAGHLLGLCEASGLAAQVDLAAVPLMQGAAELSAGGIRSSLFEGNRAIAPGLPRGAEADLLFDPQTAGGLLAAIAPETANKVLKKLQDAGYSAARIGSLTSGTAELHLI; encoded by the coding sequence ATGTACAGCCCTCCTCTTCCGGCAACCAAAGATGTGGTTCTGATCGGCGGTGGCCATGCCCATGCGCTGGTTTTGCTAAAATGGGGCATGCGGCCCCTGCCGGGCGCGCGGCTCACTCTGATAAACCCCGGTCCTACAGCGCCCTATTCCGGCATGTTGCCGGGGTTTGTGGCCGGTCATTACCAGCGCCAGGATCTGGATATTGATCTGGTGAAACTGGCGCGGTTTTGCGGCGCGCGTCTGATCCTGGGGGCGGCTGACGGGCTGGACCCGCAGGCGCGCCTGGTCAATGTGCCCGGACGTGCGCCCATTGCCTATGATTTTGCCTCAATCGATGTTGGCATCACCTCAGAAATGCCGGATCTTCCCGGCTTTGCCACCCATGGCGTCCCGGCCAAACCTTTGGGCACCTTTGCCAGCTCCTGGGAGGCGTTTCGCAGCGATCATGGCCGCACTGACCCGGCACATATTGCCGTTATCGGCGGGGGTGTTGCCGGGGCCGAACTGGTGCTGGCCATGGCCCATGCTCTGTCCCGGCAGGGGCGGTTGGGACAGGCAACGCTGATCGACAGCGGCCCGGTGCTGGGACAGGCCAGCCCGGAGGTTGCCAAGCGTCTGCGCCGCGCCTTTAGCGAACATCGGGTCACGTTGGTGGAAAACACCGGCGTTGACCGGGTCGAGCCGGGTCTGATCCACCTGTCGAATGGGCGCGAGGTGCTCTCTGACTTCACCACGGGCGCTGCCGGCGCCCACCCCCATGATTGGATCGCCGGGTCCGGCCTCGCCCTGCATCAGGGCTTTGTCACCGTGGATGAGACCCTGCAAAGCTCTGATCCTAATGTCTTTGCCGTGGGCGACTGCGCCCATCTCGGGTTTTCCCCCCGCCCCAAGGCTGGCGTCTATGCGGTGCGTCAGGCCCCGATTCTGTATCACAATCTGCGCGCCCGTCTGACCGCAGATCCGCTGCGCCGATATCGCCCGCAAAAGGACTACCTCAAGCTGATTTCCATGGGCCGTAAAGAGGCTTTGGGAGATCGTTTTGGCCTGCAATTTTCCGGCGCTCTGGTCTGGGGCTGGAAGAACCGGATCGACCAGGCCTTTATGGAGCAGTTCCGCCACCTGCCGCAAATGGAGCAAGTGAAACTGCCTGCCGAACATACCTATGATCTGCCCGATGCTCTGGGCGACAAACCCATGTGTGGCGGCTGCGGCGCCAAGGCCGGACGCGGCGCGCTGCGGGAAGCGCTGACCGCCCTGACGGCACTGCAACGACAGGATGTCACCGCCCTGCCCGGCGATGACGCGGCGCTGGTACAGACAGGGGGTGTGCAACAGGTGATCACCACCGATCATCTGCGCGGCTTGGTCCTGGATCCGGTGGTGATGGCGCGCATTGCAGCGGTGCATGCTCTGGGGGATATCTGGGCCATGGCGGCTGCCCCGCAGGTGGCCACAGCCAACCTGATCCTGCCCCGCCTGACGCCTGCCCTGCAACAGCGAACCCTAAGTGAAATCATGTCCAGCGCAGGCGAGATCTTTCACGCCGCCGGGGCGGATATTGTCGGCGGCCACACCTCGATCGGCGATGAGCTGTCGATTGGCTTTACCGTCACCGGGCTGTGCCCATCGGCCCCGGTGACCCTGGCTGGGGCGCAGCCGGGAGATGTGCTGATCCTGACCAAACCCCTCGGCTCGGGCGTGATCATGGCGGCGGAAATGGCTGGCGCGGCCGAGGGCGAGTGGGTGGCAGCAGCCCTGACGCGGATGTGCCAGCCCCAGGGCGCCGCCGCCCGCATTCTGTCCGGTGCTCATGCGATGACCGATGTCACCGGCTTTGGTCTGGCCGGGCATCTCTTGGGGCTCTGCGAGGCCTCCGGTCTGGCCGCGCAGGTGGATCTGGCAGCGGTGCCCCTGATGCAGGGAGCGGCAGAGCTCAGCGCGGGCGGTATCCGCTCCTCCCTGTTTGAGGGAAACCGCGCGATTGCGCCCGGCCTGCCGCGCGGAGCAGAGGCAGATCTGTTGTTTGACCCACAAACCGCCGGTGGCCTGCTGGCGGCTATCGCCCCCGAGACCGCGAATAAGGTGCTGAAAAAGCTGCAGGACGCGGGCTATAGCGCCGCCAGAATTGGCAGCCTCACCTCTGGCACGGCAGAGCTGCACCTGATCTAA